The genomic segment catgctcgggtcccagtgagttttccagctcataagtcccagagGCTACATCATTTCTACTAAGGCcgtatatctagctaaaactactcatatctttattgttaagagttcagtcagacacaacctatagttaaaagtttgaaattccaacaatcctgatgatgttttcctacacttgacatctgtggcacatcctcacatgtgtctctctgaggtttctacgtgtcttcacctgttaaaagtgtttttagtagtttgtcctgactcttgctgagggtgaaggacagaggatgtctcaccatgttaaagctctatgagacaaactgtgattggtgattatgggctatacaaataaaacttgattgattgattacctTAAAGCTGCCTCTCTTCAGATGATTCAAAGCTTCTCCACGTGACcatcccctccaccccccccgtGCTGGCCGTGCTGGGCGGAGCTCTGACGCTGCCCTGCCTGGTGTCCCTGGCCCACCCGCCGCCGTCCCCCTCCACCAACGGCCGCCGCGCGGTGCTCTCTGTCCCCCGGGTGAAGTGGAGCGTGCTGACCCACGGGCGTGAGACGGAGATCCTGGTGGCCCGTGGCGACCGGGTGCGAGTCAGCGAGGCGTACAGAGACCGGGCGGCGCTGCTCCACTACGACTCCTCCCCCGCCGACCTCACCCTGCGGCTGGAGGGCCTGAGGCAGAACGACACGGGCTTCTACCGCTGTGAGGTCACACAGGGCCTGGAGGACGCCGACGACGTGGCGCAtgtcaaggtcaaaggtcagaaccaGACAGAAAGGTTTCTTCACCAAATCACACAACAAGACACAGTGCGGTGGATAAATAATCTATAAATGTTATAATGTTTATATAGTTCTTAAGTGAATATGGGTTCTACAAATCCAATTAGATTGATTGGGtcaggactagggttgcaaaattccggcaatattcaaagttggaaactttccatgggaattaacgggaattaacgggaattaacgggaattaacgggaattaacgggaataaacaggaaatgttgtgggtaatttatactaactgtatttaccttgtcatatacagacataaatataaacattttgttttgtcatagactgatttgagccctgaggaaactttgggcacttgactatatgcttctgcatcgttgtgtcattcttaacattggtctttgcacagtatttgcaaatgtacacagcctttccttctacattggatgaggtgaaatgtctccacacatgagagagtgcacgtggcattgttctgtagaataagatgagaaaaaagtttgtaaaaaaacactaatgcaatgccagagatataaatagttagccaaacaattggaatcatctgtactcatattttacaattgatggataaatgaatggaaatagtctagatgaacagatgaacaatcctcaatcagcatgctaatatatttcccagtaatatcatggaaacttacctgactagtccttcactctacagcaggcctcagtagccctgctgtagagtgaagcatgctgggagttatctgtggatgtgatggaagaatgcacagtggagggttgaaactcaacgttccatacatctttaaaatagagtcttgaatgatgtttttattgctcagcatttaatttgcatatttttattttttttttcaaaattcccaaaattcccaagcttaatattcccgtggaaagtttccggaaagtttctggaaatataccggaaactttccgcccctctgcaaccctagtcatgacTGACATGCTGTGAACTAAATACACACTCTTCATATCACGAGCACTCGACCCGGCTGAGGCTCTCTGTCTCTAGCAGCTCACACAGGAGCTTGATGTGGGTTTTTCAGGGGTAGTGTTCCATTACCGCGACGCCTCCAGTCGTTACGCCTTCACCTTCCAGCTCGCCAAAGAGGCCTGTGGGGAGATTGGCGCTGAGATCGCCACGCCGGAGCAGCTCCTGGCCGCCTACCACAGCGGATACGAGCAGTGTGACGCGGGCTGGCTCTCGGACGGCTCAGTGAGGTGAGGACCCGACAGAAACTGGCTCAGAAAACAAGTGTTGTGTAGAAGATCCTGCATCTCGGGGACCGGTACTTGGTGTTTCactgtcttctcctcctgcaggtatCCCATCCAGATGCCCAGGGAGGGCTGCTTCGGGGACATGGACGGACTTCCAGGAGTGAGGAGCTACGGCCTGGTGGAGCCGGATGAGCTGTACGACACCTACTGCTACGTGGAGAAGACCGAGGGTGAGAAAACTCAAAGTCACTTTACAACCTGTAGCTTTGTTCACTTCCTTCCAGTCTTGGGATTTTCAGATGCAATATCAGTTCGTATAAATGAGTAGTGACACCACTCGTAGACACAATGAGACAAAATGTTCGAATCACGAACGCAGCATCAGGCGCTCTCTCACCACGCTGTCTCGCCAAATTATCCCGTTCACCCGAGTGTCTCGTTTCCATCACCGCCGAGCAGAGCTGGTTAAACCCGTTTCCACTGCAGAGTGGTTTAACCCGTTTCCACTGCAGAGTGGTTTAACCCGTTTCCACTGCAGAGTGGTTTAACCCGTTCCCACTTCAGAGTGGTTTAACCCGGGTGCAGATtgaatccattcccattgcagacagaATCCAGGAATCCATGAATCTGAAGTTCATTAAAACCAACCACCTGTATCCTCATGTACAGGTGAGGTGATCCATGGCTCCGCCCCCCAGCGTTTCACCTTCCAGGAGGCCAAGGCCTACTGCCTGAGTCAGGGGGCGGAGCTCGCCGCGACAGCTCAGCTATATGCAGCCTGGAAcgatggactgaaccactgcaGTCCGGGGTGGCTGGCGGACAGCAGCGTGCGCTACCCCATCGTCACCCCTAGAGAGCGCTGTGGAGGTGGTGAACCTGGGGTCAGAACCGTCTATCGCCACAGCAACCAGACGGGCTTCCCCGAGGAGCACACCCGCCACGACGTCTACTGCTTCAGAAGTAAGAGATGAACCAGTGGCTCCCGGTCTGGAGATGTTCTCTCTCACCCAAACGATgctcagtgaagatctggaCCTCGGTGAACGTTTGTTCCTCATGAGGAGGTTGTTTCTCGTCTGAGGGTCTGAACCAaacttcatgtgtttgttccatagtttcatttgatctgttagttttgtgttttctctaaaGAAATTTAGTCTGACAAACCtacgtcctgtcgtcatcacctacgtgggcggagtctacctgtAATCATCAAATGAATACATACTTGAAATGTACGATCCTCTGTTTCCTTGTAGTGGAAACATCGAGAGGAGATCAAGGTCGTCAGTGAGTGGTTTTTGTCccacaaagttaaaaagttgCGTTGACTGTtcccagtggtgggaagtaacgaagtagaaatactttgttactgtacttaagtagatttttcacatatctgtactttacttaagtatttattttcctgacgactttttacttttactcattacatttaatcaaaaatatgtgtactttctactctcagtctctctctctctttctctctctcactcgctctcactctctctcagtctctctctctctctctctctctctctctctctctctctctctctctctctctcatatctagggttcaaaatttgtaaaattatacattatatacgggttattgggttgttttgtgtctgtataggcctactataaaaagcactttgcatttttaattttggtacttgtacttttacttttgatacttaagtacatttcaacaccagatacttttgatacttaagtacttttaatatgagctactttaagacttttactcaagtcattttctgacgggtgacttttacttttaccgaagtcactttcaggtaagatatctgtacttttactcaagtatagttttcaagtactttatacaccactgactGTTCCTCACTCAGCTCAACAGAAATAAGAGTATTTGTATAAAGATAAATTTCCTGAGTGGAGAGAAACGCTGTCACTACCGAGGCCTCAAACCAGAATCGTTGGGATCAACTGCTCTAAACAACTGTATCTGTGCTCATCACTTGCTCAGTGTAGCCGTGTTAGGAATCGGTGAAAGTGAAATCTTGGACATTATAAGTAACGTTGTGCTCTTTCTTCCAGGGGACACGGGCCCTTATACCGAATCTACTCAGGATTTCCTGGCTACTGAGCCAGAAGACGTTGATTTCTTATCTAACCACGCTCAGGAGCCGGTGACCGAGGATCTGCTGCAGGCCCTCACTGTCCGGCCGGTCAAACACGTCCCTGTGGAGCCTCCGTCTCAAACCCTGTGTTACGACAAGGAGCCGCTGCTCCGGGTCGACCTTCATCAGTCCGTCACCCCCCCGCCCGAGCGTCAGCAGCCCGCTCCCACCGGAGATACCTGGGAGCCCGTGGAGAAGGCCGGCTCCCCAGAGTCCTATCACCCAGCACCTGACCAGCACCCACACACTGATCATGAAGACGCTCATTCTTCTTCCGGTGCTGTCGGCATGGTAACCACTGATGAAGACTCCACTTCCCCCACAGCTGAGGGGACGGTGTCGGTGAGCAGAGAGCCCTCAGAGACTCGTCCTTCAGAGAATAACCAAGAGAATCAAACCctggaaacacaaagtgttCCTGCAACATCTGCAGCTGTCGCACAGGAGCTGCTCAGCAGTTCAACAGCTGTCCACCAGGAGAGGGAGCGTCCCATTTCCCAGGAGGACCACACTCCATATGTCCACTTGGAACATGTCTCTGGAACTGAGCTGGTCCACTCGAGCTCCTCTCAGGTAGTTTCTGTGCCGCCAGAAGAGACGAGCCCCAGGAGCGATGAGGAAGAATCAGCGCTGACGACTTCGCTCCACAGTGATGAAACAGAAGTTCACTCCACTGCAGCTGGGGGGCAGCGTGGAGACGAGAGTCTTCATCTGGAGGAGGGGACACGAGACCCAGTGACTCAGAGCTGCATCGCCATGGACACCTCCACCCTGTCTGAACTGGGGCCTACGACTGATTCAGGTACTTTCATCGTGCTCTCGTTACAGTGTCTGGGAGTTTTTCGGATGAATAAGACTTTATAGATCTATTTATAAATCCTCTTTGATCCTATTTAAACgtttctttattctctttattCAGCAGCGTCGTCTTTCAGTCTCTGCGCTCACACTCAAATGCCCCTTGTACTTGGATTAGCTCCGCTTGCACTCAGGTCTCCTGCTCTTCAGCTCTGCTCCTCACGCTGCTTCCTCACATTCACTCACTGCTCGAGTCCATTTTATCTCGACAGAATCTCGAATATTGACGAATAGAAACCTTGAATCCATCGGACTGATCTGAAAAATATGAACCAGTTGTGCACAGGACCTTTGGACCTACACTGTTACTCTCATGCAGTCATAAATCTGgatcatacattttatttctggCTGCAGTTTGATTCTGATGGTCTGTTTTCCTGACAGGTTCTGATCCTCCTGAAGAACACGCAGCTGTAACGATGGAGTCGTCCGTCGCCGTCGAGGAATCGTCTTCAGAGGAAACCGACCCGGTGGAGCAGAGTGGACACGTCCATCCGACTGAACTCCCAACAGAGGACGTCATCCCAGTCACAGAGGACTCCACTGATGCTCctgcttcatgtgtttgttcccaCGATCCCATCACTCTGTTCACGTCCGggacccccgcccccccgtcgGTGGAGTCCAG from the Limanda limanda chromosome 11, fLimLim1.1, whole genome shotgun sequence genome contains:
- the bcan gene encoding brevican core protein — translated: MKMKLDVLLPVLLCVVCVLLLPASCTPPHDSDDSKLLHVTIPSTPPVLAVLGGALTLPCLVSLAHPPPSPSTNGRRAVLSVPRVKWSVLTHGRETEILVARGDRVRVSEAYRDRAALLHYDSSPADLTLRLEGLRQNDTGFYRCEVTQGLEDADDVAHVKVKGVVFHYRDASSRYAFTFQLAKEACGEIGAEIATPEQLLAAYHSGYEQCDAGWLSDGSVRYPIQMPREGCFGDMDGLPGVRSYGLVEPDELYDTYCYVEKTEGEVIHGSAPQRFTFQEAKAYCLSQGAELAATAQLYAAWNDGLNHCSPGWLADSSVRYPIVTPRERCGGGEPGVRTVYRHSNQTGFPEEHTRHDVYCFRRDTGPYTESTQDFLATEPEDVDFLSNHAQEPVTEDLLQALTVRPVKHVPVEPPSQTLCYDKEPLLRVDLHQSVTPPPERQQPAPTGDTWEPVEKAGSPESYHPAPDQHPHTDHEDAHSSSGAVGMVTTDEDSTSPTAEGTVSVSREPSETRPSENNQENQTLETQSVPATSAAVAQELLSSSTAVHQERERPISQEDHTPYVHLEHVSGTELVHSSSSQVVSVPPEETSPRSDEEESALTTSLHSDETEVHSTAAGGQRGDESLHLEEGTRDPVTQSCIAMDTSTLSELGPTTDSGSDPPEEHAAVTMESSVAVEESSSEETDPVEQSGHVHPTELPTEDVIPVTEDSTDAPASCVCSHDPITLFTSGTPAPPSVESSSPEVITFIPESIASSGAEPLEDIQDHGELQDGQESQEVFLSTLQSLTDSDPVGGGGDETEGSGESSGGNPEMTNPTVATDRASEGTEGVARTEAPARPDVKVTWVTHPTLTPGWEPDASSSSSQESRSDREYSAEDSDEVTAEVNTGSVSAEDVDNSTLSTDAGHVTATATANPEVHQEAEQEALAAGAPAVRAAAASDSCLENPCLNGGTCVDGEWRRCLCLPAYGGDVCQTDLELCEPGWEKFQSFCYQHFIKRQSWEAAEQHCRMSGGHLISLMTPEEQHYINDKYREYQWIGLNDRTIEGDFRWSDSNPLLYENWYRGQPDSYFLSGEDCAVMVWHDGGQWSDVPCNYHLSYTCKKGVSSCGEPPQVLHAKVFGKKRLRFETNTKVRYYCEEGLVQKLNPVIKCLLGGQWEEPLITCTPPRSVEEDEVTSLPHQHQEVVEVMEVVEVMEVVEVAVATPSTDEHTYTTVKYTKTQRPASSRRSGVTWERVALLVLSVLLAAALTALGVTREFDS